A section of the Choristoneura fumiferana chromosome 5, NRCan_CFum_1, whole genome shotgun sequence genome encodes:
- the Ptr gene encoding patched domain-containing protein, with protein sequence MGCKLTFVDDVLNRSFYKLGLAVGKNPGYFIIIPVLLSMIMITGYQQINYEMDPEYLFSPVRGQGKFERRIVEEHFKMNYSHRFNVGRITRAGRFGRTIIVAKDNNTNMLRAEVWKELRQLDDLVQNITVTLPTGETFTYKEECAKWEGQCFVNDILNLDKIIDEVERGDLNLTFPIMFNPVTWEAHAFPVYFGGSKIVDDTIVSVPAVHLVWFIRADNKLQIQRGAAWEDAFLDAVGVAEDTGRFKHISISRFASRTLDHELEKNTRQVVPFFSSTFILMGIFSVVTCMMADWVRSKPWLGLLGNISAVMATAAAFGCAMYLGISFIGINLAAPFLMIGIGIDDTFVMLAAWRRTSPKLSVPERMAIMLSEAAVSITITSVTDMLSFFIGIFSPFPSVQIFCMYSGLAVCFTFVWHLTFFAGCVAVSGYREKQNRHTITMLKVLPESRARKEEKSWLYRIFCSGGIDVADPDNPIDNKEHCIMAFFRDTMANILNNNAVKVVVIAVFLAYLAGAGYGVTKTKEGLERRKLSRIDSYSVEFFDREDLYYREFPYRIQVVISGEYNYSDPKIQDEVELLTQRLENTSYISNSLYTESWLRTFVNYVSRNNDYLNVTIDNESDFIQNLRELWLFPANPFSLDVKFNEAGNRIVASRFLIQAVNISGTNHEKEMVKVLRDIVAESPLNVSVFHPYFVFFDQFELVKPTSIQNLCYGALMMMIISFIFIPNVLCSLWVAFSIISIEIGVVGYMALWDISLDSISMINLIMCIGFSVDFTAHICYAYMASKAKTPNERVSECLYSLGLPIVQGSFSTILGVVALLLADSYIFSVFFKMVFMVIFFGAMHGLFLLPVLLSLFGPGSCTKTQEDMKMTKIDQCFPHPYCIPHPQLVLNDQIFNGKNISPNGVYKIYGDDKDLGIGTSGEDTSESSSNQSQRRQIGENDNGRKYDLGWKRSIYGQNTSQFQPSGELDPYGLDADRAWQRQPYEEPARSRAGDNYRRSRPVTRDDDWVRPARKTSDAGPRREGTYRVMRAHSHHNLHRPRAPRRSNSHHNLEHLDYVAEMRFP encoded by the exons ATGGGTTGCAAATTGACGTTCGTCGACGACGTCCTAAACAGGTCGTTCTACAAGCTGGGCCTTGCGGTCGGCAAGAACCCTGGCTACTTCATCATAATTCCAGTCCTGCTGTCTATGATCATGATCACAGGCTACCAGCAAATCAACTATGAAATGGATCCAGAGTACTTGTTCTCACCAGTCAGAGGACAAGGGAAATTCGAAAGACGAATAGTGGAAGAACATTTCAAAATGAACTATTCTCATAGATTTAATGTGGGGCGGATAACTAGAGCAG GGCGGTTCGGCCGGACGATAATCGTGGCCAAGGACAATAACACGAACATGCTGCGGGCTGAAGTGTGGAAGGAGCTGAGACAACTTGACGACTTAGTTCAGAACATCACCGTGACTCTGCCGACCGGAGAAACCTTCACGTATAAGGAGGAGTGTGCTAAATGGGAGGGGCAGTGCTTCGTGAACGACATCCTCAATTTGGACAAAATTATTGATGAA GTGGAGCGGGGCGACTTGAATCTGACATTCCCTATAATGTTCAACCCTGTGACATGGGAGGCGCACGCGTTTCCGGTCTACTTTGGAGGCTCGAAGATCGTCGACGACACTATAGTTAGCGTGCCGGCGGTCCACCTCGTGTGGTTCATCCGGGCCGACAACAAACTGCAGATACAAAG GGGTGCAGCATGGGAGGACGCATTTTTGGACGCAGTTGGGGTTGCAGAGGACACAGGCCGTTTTAAGCACATCTCCATATCACGATTTGCTTCAAGAACTTTGGATCACGAGCTCGAGAAGAACACAAGACAAGTTGTTCCATTCTTCAGCTCTACTTTTATTCTCATGGGCATATTCTCAGTAGTGACATGTATGATGGCAGACTGGGTGCGCTCTAAGCCTTGGTTGGGGTTACTAGGAAACATTTCGGCGGTAATGGCTACTGCAGCTGCATTTGGTTGTGCCATGTATTTAGGGATATCTTTCATTGGTATCAATTTGGCTGCTCCGTTTTTGATGATTG GTATTGGCATAGATGACACATTCGTGATGTTAGCGGCGTGGCGAAGAACCTCCCCAAAACTTTCAGTTCCAGAACGAATGGCCATCATGTTATCTGAGGCAGCTGTTTCCATCACCATCACATCTGTCACTGATATGCTGTCGTTTTTCATTGGAATATTCTCTCCATTTCCCTCAGTACAAATATTTTGCATGTACTCAG GTCTTGCCGTCTGCTTCACGTTTGTTTGGCATTTGACATTTTTCGCTGGATGCGTCGCAGTGTCAGGATACCGTGAGAAGCAAAATAGACACACAATCACCATGTTGAAGGTTCTACCAGAATCTAGAGCCAGGAAAG AAGAGAAGTCTTGGCTGTATAGAATATTCTGCAGTGGTGGTATTGATGTTGCTGATCCTGACAACCCTATTGATAACAAGGAGCACTGCATCATGGCGTTTTTCCGCGATACTATGGCCAACATCCTTAACAATAATGCGGTGAAAGTTGTAGTTATCGCAGTATTCTTGGCTTATCTAGCTGGAGCCGGCTACGGAGTCACAAAGACTAAGGAAGGCCTAGAGAGAAGGAAACTGTCCAGAATAGACTCATACTCTGTAGAATTCTTTGATCGAGAAGATTTATACTACAGAGAATTTCCTTACAGAATTCAG GTGGTGATCAGTGGTGAATATAACTATTCAGATCCAAAAATACAAGACGAAGTAGAATTATTGACGCAGAGATTGGAAAACACTTCATATATATCGAACTCACTGTACACCGAATCGTGGCTGCGGACATTTGTTAATTACGTATCGAGAAACAACGACTACCTGAATGTTACCATTGATAATGAATCAGACTTCATTCAAAACCTACGAGAG TTATGGTTGTTCCCTGCAAATCCGTTCTCGCTTGATGTCAAATTCAATGAAGCCGGGAATCGCATAGTTGCTTCAagatttttgatacaagctgtCAATATCAGTGGCACCAATCACGAAAAGGAGATGGTGAAGGTGCTTAGAGACATCGTAGCCGAATCTCCACTCAATGTATCAGTTTTCCACCCTTACTTTGTCTTCTTTGATCAG TTCGAGCTCGTAAAACCAACTTCGATCCAGAACCTGTGTTACGGAGccctaatgatgatgatcatctCGTTTATATTCATTCCCAATGTACTGTGCTCCCTTTGGGTAGCATTCAGTATCATATCCATAGAAATAGGAGTCGTAGGATACATGGCTCTATGGGATATCAGTCTGGATTCCATTTCCATGATAAATCTGATTATGTGCATCGGTTTCTCCGTCGACTTTACAGCTCATATCTGTTACGCTTACATGGCTTCCAAAGCAAAGACCCCGAATGAAAGAGTTAGCGAATGCCTCTACTCCCTTGGTCTACCCATTGTCCAAGGCTCGTTCAGCACTATTCTCGGAGTGGTGGCACTGCTACTTGCTGACAGCTACATATTTTCTGTGTTCTTCAAGATGGTATTTATGGTTATTTTCTTCGGAGCAATGCATGGACTTTTCTTGTTGCCAGTACTTCTATCACTATTTGGACCAGGGTCATGTACTAAAacgcaagaagatatgaaaatgACGAAAATAGACCAGTGTTTTCCGCATCCGTATTGTATACCGCATCCACAGCTTGTGTTAAACGATCAGATATTTAATGGAAAGAACATTAGTCCTAACGGAGTATACAAAATATATGGAGATGACAAGGACCTAGGTATTGGAACTTCGGGGGAGGACACTAGCGAGAGCAGTTCTAATCAGTCACAGCGACGACAAATCGGAGAAAATGATAACGGCAGGAAATATGACCTTGGATGGAAGAGATCTATTTACGGCCAAAACACTAGCCAATTTCAGCCTTCGGGAGAGTTGGATCCATACGGGCTTGATGCGGACAGAGCTTGGCAAAGACAGCCTTATGAAGAGCCCGCGAGAAGTCGTGCTGGGGATAACTACAGAAGGAGCAGGCCGGTGACGAGAGACGATGATTGGGTGCGACCAGCTCGGAAGACAAGTGACGCCGGCCCGCGGCGAGAAGGCACTTACCGAGTGATGCGCGCACACTCACACCACAACCTGCACCGGCCGCGCGCCCCGCGCCGGTCTAACTCGCACCACAATCTAGAACATTTAGACTATGTAGCGGAAATGCGTTTTCCCTGA